Proteins co-encoded in one Actinobacillus succinogenes 130Z genomic window:
- the hflD gene encoding high frequency lysogenization protein HflD: MASDYFDIAIALAGVCQAAKLVQQFAHNGEADLNALETSLYSLLQTEPENIAAVYRGSLANIKLGLETLIEQLNAMDTELARYWLGILALSGKLTKSADAKNALASRMQYLPAQLEHYGLCSDMTFEKMATIYTDIISPLGKKIHVIGSSLYLQQPSMHNRIRACLLAGIRSAILWQQVGGTKWQILFSRRKILKAAKHIYETI, translated from the coding sequence GCAGCAAAACTGGTTCAACAATTTGCCCATAATGGTGAAGCGGATCTAAATGCACTTGAAACCAGCCTTTATTCCTTGTTACAAACCGAACCGGAGAATATTGCCGCGGTGTACCGCGGCTCTTTGGCGAATATCAAGTTAGGATTGGAAACGTTAATCGAACAATTGAATGCCATGGACACGGAATTAGCACGTTACTGGCTTGGTATTTTGGCTTTATCCGGTAAGTTGACAAAATCTGCGGATGCTAAAAATGCGTTGGCCAGCCGTATGCAGTATCTGCCTGCTCAGCTTGAGCATTATGGTTTATGCAGCGATATGACATTCGAAAAAATGGCGACCATTTATACCGACATTATTAGTCCGCTCGGTAAAAAAATTCATGTTATCGGTTCATCTCTTTATTTGCAACAACCCTCAATGCATAATCGTATTCGAGCCTGTTTATTGGCTGGTATTCGTTCGGCTATATTATGGCAACAGGTAGGCGGCACCAAATGGCAAATTCTTTTTTCCCGCCGTAAGATTTTAAAAGCAGCAAAACATATTTACGAAACAATCTAA